The following are encoded in a window of Paraburkholderia sp. HP33-1 genomic DNA:
- a CDS encoding M61 family metallopeptidase codes for MKPIRYTIVPSNPAAHLFEVTVTVADPDPAGQRFMLPVWIPGSYMVREFARNIVTLRALNEAGRKVRVEKIDKHTWQAAPVKGALTLRYEVYAWDLSVRAAHLDDTIGFFNGTSVFLSPLGHEDAQCVVDIQKPQGAAYRGWRVATALPEARGTKRYGFGEYRAQNYDELIDHPVTLGEFALATFKAHGVPHDVVIGGRVIGLDLERLCKDLKRICEAQIALFEPNSKKAPFERYVFMTQAVTDGYGGLEHRASTALICNRTDLPVQGREAMSEGYRTYLGLCSHEYFHTWNVKRIKPAVFAPYDLGVENYTSLLWLFEGFTSYYDDLILVRSGVITPDDYFGLLGKVIGGVKRGSGRLKQSVAESSFDAWVKYYRQDENAPNAIVSYYTKGSLIALAFDLTIRAQTGNRKSLDDVMRLLWQRFGRDFYRGKPVGVAESEIEAIFAEASGAQLAELFAEDVRGTRDLPLDALLAPFGVTLAPDFDKNGKPSLGVRLRGGADCTLATVHEGSAAQKAGLSAGDVLIALDGLRVTGGNIDALLSRYQPGAKVDVHAFRRDELRVTQVKLDGPEVARYKLSVSDNRSAARKARERWLAK; via the coding sequence ATGAAGCCGATCCGCTACACCATCGTTCCGAGTAACCCCGCCGCCCACCTGTTCGAAGTCACCGTGACCGTCGCCGATCCCGATCCGGCCGGCCAGCGTTTCATGCTGCCGGTGTGGATTCCGGGCAGCTACATGGTGCGCGAGTTCGCGCGCAACATCGTCACGCTGCGCGCGCTCAACGAGGCGGGCCGCAAGGTACGCGTCGAGAAGATCGACAAGCACACCTGGCAGGCTGCGCCGGTCAAGGGAGCTTTGACGCTGCGCTATGAGGTCTACGCATGGGACCTGTCGGTGCGTGCCGCGCATCTGGACGACACGATCGGCTTTTTCAACGGCACGAGTGTGTTCCTGTCGCCGCTCGGCCATGAAGACGCGCAGTGCGTGGTCGATATCCAGAAGCCGCAGGGCGCCGCGTATCGCGGCTGGCGCGTCGCGACCGCGCTGCCGGAAGCGCGCGGCACGAAGCGCTACGGCTTCGGCGAGTACCGCGCGCAGAACTACGACGAGCTGATCGACCATCCCGTGACGCTCGGCGAATTCGCGCTCGCGACGTTCAAGGCGCATGGCGTGCCGCACGACGTCGTGATCGGCGGTCGCGTGATCGGGCTCGACCTGGAGCGGCTGTGCAAGGACCTGAAGCGCATCTGCGAGGCGCAGATCGCACTGTTCGAGCCGAACTCGAAGAAGGCACCGTTCGAGCGCTACGTGTTCATGACGCAGGCTGTCACCGACGGCTACGGCGGCCTCGAACATCGCGCATCGACCGCGCTGATCTGCAATCGCACCGATCTGCCGGTGCAGGGTCGCGAGGCGATGAGCGAGGGTTATCGGACCTATCTCGGTCTGTGCAGTCACGAGTATTTCCACACGTGGAATGTGAAGCGCATCAAGCCGGCCGTATTCGCGCCGTACGACCTCGGCGTCGAAAACTATACGTCGCTGCTGTGGCTGTTCGAGGGCTTCACGTCGTATTACGACGACCTGATCCTCGTGCGCAGCGGCGTGATCACGCCGGACGACTATTTCGGCCTGCTCGGCAAGGTTATCGGCGGCGTCAAGCGCGGCAGCGGGCGCCTGAAGCAGAGCGTCGCCGAAAGCTCCTTCGACGCGTGGGTCAAGTACTACCGGCAAGACGAGAACGCGCCGAACGCGATCGTCAGCTATTACACGAAGGGCTCGCTGATCGCGCTCGCATTCGATCTGACGATCCGCGCGCAGACCGGCAACCGCAAGTCGCTCGACGACGTGATGCGTCTGCTGTGGCAGCGCTTCGGCCGTGACTTTTATCGCGGCAAGCCGGTCGGCGTAGCCGAAAGCGAGATCGAGGCGATCTTCGCGGAAGCGAGCGGCGCACAACTGGCCGAGCTGTTCGCCGAGGACGTGCGCGGCACCCGCGATTTGCCGCTCGACGCGCTGCTGGCGCCGTTCGGCGTAACTCTTGCGCCGGACTTCGACAAAAACGGCAAGCCGTCGCTCGGCGTGCGGCTGCGCGGCGGCGCGGACTGCACGCTCGCGACGGTGCACGAAGGCAGCGCCGCGCAGAAGGCGGGCCTGTCCGCCGGCGACGTGCTGATCGCGCTCGATGGCCTGCGCGTGACCGGCGGGAATATCGATGCTTTGCTGTCGCGCTATCAGCCGGGCGCGAAAGTCGACGTGCACGCGTTCCGCCGCGACGAGCTGCGCGTCACGCAGGTCAAGCTCGACGGCCCCGAAGTGGCGCGCTACAAGCTCTCCGTCAGCGATAACCGGTCCGCCG
- a CDS encoding DsbC family protein, with the protein MKKTFRIAAAALVIAAATLGSSAQADQTTDKLKATLQTRLADVTVKSVSKTPIAGLYEVNLGTQIIYSDANGDYLMLGDLVDAKTRKNLTEARLSETNRIDFASLPFGNAVKVVRGNGSRKIAVFSDPNCPYCKQLEKTLLSIDNVTVYTFLYPVLSPDSTAKSKSIWCSADRAKAWESWMQDHQAPTAAATCDTAAIDKNLALGHSMNVEGTPTVFLADGRRLPGAVPADRLDKELSAVH; encoded by the coding sequence ATGAAAAAGACTTTCCGCATCGCCGCCGCCGCGCTTGTGATCGCCGCCGCTACGCTCGGCTCCTCGGCGCAGGCCGACCAGACCACCGACAAGCTCAAAGCCACTCTGCAAACGCGTCTTGCCGACGTGACGGTCAAGAGCGTGTCGAAGACGCCGATCGCGGGCCTGTATGAAGTGAACCTCGGCACGCAGATCATCTATAGCGATGCGAACGGCGACTACCTGATGCTCGGTGACCTGGTCGACGCGAAGACCCGCAAGAATCTGACCGAGGCACGCCTGTCGGAAACCAACCGCATCGACTTCGCCAGCCTGCCGTTCGGCAACGCGGTGAAGGTCGTGCGCGGCAACGGCTCGCGCAAGATCGCGGTGTTCTCCGACCCGAACTGTCCGTACTGCAAGCAGCTCGAAAAGACGTTGCTGTCGATCGACAACGTGACGGTCTACACGTTCCTGTACCCGGTGCTGTCGCCGGATTCGACGGCCAAGTCGAAGTCGATCTGGTGCTCGGCCGATCGCGCGAAGGCGTGGGAATCGTGGATGCAGGATCATCAGGCGCCGACCGCCGCCGCCACCTGCGACACCGCCGCGATCGACAAGAATCTCGCGCTCGGCCATTCGATGAACGTCGAGGGCACGCCCACGGTGTTCCTCGCCGATGGCCGCCGTCTGCCCGGCGCGGTGCCGGCCGACCGGCTCGACAAGGAACTGTCGGCAGTGCACTGA
- a CDS encoding UbiH/UbiF family hydroxylase, which produces MNAHHQTFDAVVIGGGLVGKTAALALTQGGLRVALLAQRYAALPAGAVFDSRVYALSSSSQALLERLRVWQALDHTRLGPVYDMRVYGDAHAELHFSAFQASVPQLAWIVESSVIERALDAALGFQSNLTWIDTRAQALDFSADSASVGLSNGSVLEADLVVGADGAHSWVRAQIGSKMVRRDYRQTGVVANFKAAKPHGETAYQWFRDGEIIALLPMPDGHVSLVWSARTEHAEQLLALDPERLAAEVEHVSGGQFGALDCVTPAQGFPLALQTVDRLVAPRVALIGDAAHLIHPLAGQGMNLGLRDVAALASTIGGKESFRDLGDMVLLRRYERARREDIRALMIATDGLQKLFSVPGPLTRAVRNTGMAFVGAQPFIKRWLVSAALG; this is translated from the coding sequence ATGAACGCACACCACCAGACCTTTGATGCCGTCGTGATCGGCGGCGGGCTCGTCGGCAAGACCGCGGCGCTCGCGCTCACGCAAGGCGGACTGCGCGTCGCACTGCTCGCGCAGCGTTACGCGGCGCTGCCTGCCGGTGCCGTCTTCGACTCGCGCGTCTATGCGCTGTCGTCGAGCTCGCAGGCCTTGCTCGAACGGCTGCGGGTCTGGCAAGCGCTCGATCACACCCGGCTCGGTCCCGTCTACGACATGCGTGTCTACGGCGATGCGCACGCCGAGCTGCATTTCTCCGCGTTTCAGGCATCGGTGCCGCAGCTTGCATGGATCGTCGAGTCGTCGGTAATCGAGCGCGCGCTCGATGCCGCGCTGGGCTTCCAGTCGAATCTCACGTGGATCGATACGCGCGCCCAGGCGCTCGATTTTTCCGCCGACAGCGCGAGCGTCGGCCTCTCGAACGGCAGCGTGCTCGAAGCGGACCTGGTGGTCGGCGCGGACGGCGCGCATTCGTGGGTGCGCGCGCAGATCGGCTCGAAGATGGTGCGGCGCGACTACAGGCAGACAGGTGTGGTGGCCAATTTCAAGGCGGCGAAGCCGCACGGCGAAACCGCGTATCAATGGTTCCGCGACGGCGAGATCATCGCGTTGCTGCCGATGCCGGACGGCCATGTGTCGCTGGTCTGGTCGGCGCGCACCGAGCACGCCGAGCAGTTGCTTGCGCTCGACCCTGAGCGGCTCGCCGCCGAAGTCGAGCACGTGAGCGGCGGCCAGTTCGGCGCGCTCGACTGCGTCACGCCCGCGCAGGGCTTCCCGCTCGCGCTACAGACCGTGGATCGGCTCGTCGCGCCGCGCGTCGCGCTGATCGGCGATGCAGCTCATCTGATTCACCCGCTTGCAGGGCAGGGCATGAACCTCGGCTTGCGCGACGTCGCCGCGCTCGCGAGCACGATCGGCGGCAAGGAGTCGTTTCGCGATCTCGGCGACATGGTGCTGCTGCGTCGCTACGAACGCGCGCGCCGCGAAGACATCCGCGCACTGATGATCGCCACCGACGGCCTGCAGAAACTGTTCTCGGTGCCCGGTCCGCTCACGCGCGCCGTACGCAATACCGGCATGGCTTTCGTCGGCGCGCAGCCGTTCATCAAGCGCTGGCTCGTATCGGCCGCGCTGGGGTAA
- the ychF gene encoding redox-regulated ATPase YchF, producing the protein MSLQCGIVGLPNVGKSTLFNALTKAGIAAENYPFCTIEPNVGIVEVPDARLKALAEIVKPERILPAVVEFVDIAGLVAGASKGEGLGNQFLANIRETDAITHVVRCFEDDNVIHVANKIDPLSDIEVINTELALADLSTVEKALARYSKAAKSGNDKEAVKNVAVLEKVRAQLDQAKPVRALELTDEEKATLKPFCLITAKPTMYVANVKENGFENNPHLDAVTKFAAAEGAPVVAVCAAIEAEIADLDEADMEVFLEDMGMHEPGLNRVIRAGFKLLGLQTYFTAGVKEVRAWTIHIGDTAPKAAGAIHTDFERGFIRAQTISFDDYITYKGEQGAKEAGKMRAEGKEYVVHDGDVMNFLFNV; encoded by the coding sequence ATGAGCCTCCAATGCGGCATCGTCGGCCTGCCTAACGTCGGCAAGTCCACCCTGTTCAACGCGCTGACCAAGGCGGGCATCGCCGCCGAAAACTATCCGTTCTGCACGATCGAGCCGAACGTCGGCATCGTCGAGGTGCCGGACGCGCGCCTGAAGGCGCTCGCCGAAATCGTCAAGCCTGAGCGCATCCTGCCGGCCGTGGTCGAGTTCGTCGACATCGCGGGTCTGGTGGCCGGCGCGAGCAAGGGAGAAGGCCTCGGCAACCAGTTCCTCGCGAACATCCGCGAAACCGATGCGATCACGCACGTCGTGCGCTGCTTCGAGGACGACAACGTGATTCACGTCGCGAACAAGATCGATCCGCTGTCGGACATCGAGGTGATCAACACTGAGCTCGCGCTTGCCGACCTCAGCACCGTCGAGAAGGCGCTCGCGCGCTATTCGAAGGCGGCCAAGTCGGGCAACGACAAGGAAGCCGTGAAGAATGTGGCGGTGCTGGAGAAGGTCCGCGCACAACTCGACCAGGCGAAACCGGTCCGCGCGCTCGAACTGACCGATGAAGAGAAGGCCACGCTCAAGCCGTTCTGCCTGATCACCGCGAAGCCGACCATGTACGTCGCCAACGTGAAGGAAAACGGCTTCGAGAACAACCCGCACCTCGACGCGGTCACGAAGTTCGCGGCCGCGGAAGGCGCGCCGGTCGTGGCCGTGTGCGCGGCGATCGAAGCGGAAATCGCCGACCTCGACGAAGCCGACATGGAAGTGTTCCTCGAGGACATGGGCATGCATGAGCCGGGCCTGAACCGCGTGATCCGCGCGGGCTTCAAGCTGCTCGGCCTACAGACCTACTTCACGGCCGGCGTGAAGGAAGTGCGCGCGTGGACGATCCACATCGGCGATACGGCGCCGAAGGCAGCTGGCGCGATCCACACCGACTTCGAGCGCGGCTTCATCCGCGCGCAGACGATCAGCTTCGACGACTACATCACCTACAAGGGCGAGCAAGGTGCGAAGGAAGCCGGCAAGATGCGCGCGGAAGGCAAGGAATACGTTGTGCACGATGGCGACGTGATGAACTTCCTGTTTAACGTCTAA
- the ugpB gene encoding sn-glycerol-3-phosphate ABC transporter substrate-binding protein UgpB: protein MNFKPLFRSLSVAAVLSIGVSQAAHAATEIQFWHAMEAALGERLNDIANDFNKSQSDYKIVPVFKGTYDQTLAAGIAAYRSGNAPAILQVYEVGTATMMQAKKAIVPVTQVFKDAGVPLDQKAFVPTIASYYSDSKTGELISMPFNSSTPVLYYNKDAFKKAGLDPNQPPKTWAELHADAQKLKASGMSCGYSSGWQSWIQLENFSAWHAVPFASRNNGFDGMDAQLEFNKPVQVAHIQFLQSMAKDGTFTYVGRKDEPISKFYSGDCGIITNSSGSLATIKKYAKFNFGTGMMPYDDSVKGAPQNAIIGGASLWVLSGKDPAVYKGVAKFLAYLATPPVAAKWHQDTGYLPITTAAYDLTRQQGFYEKNPGSDTAIRQMMNKPPLPFTKGLRLGNMPQIRTVIDEELEQVWADKKTPQQALDSAVARGDDLLRRFEKAGN, encoded by the coding sequence ATGAATTTCAAGCCGCTGTTCCGTTCACTATCCGTCGCCGCTGTATTGAGCATCGGCGTCAGCCAGGCGGCTCACGCCGCGACCGAAATCCAGTTCTGGCATGCAATGGAAGCCGCACTGGGTGAACGTCTGAACGACATTGCGAACGACTTCAACAAATCGCAAAGCGACTACAAGATCGTGCCGGTCTTCAAAGGCACCTACGACCAGACCCTCGCCGCCGGCATCGCCGCCTATCGCAGCGGCAACGCGCCGGCCATCCTGCAGGTCTATGAAGTCGGCACCGCGACGATGATGCAGGCGAAGAAAGCTATCGTCCCGGTCACGCAGGTCTTCAAGGACGCGGGCGTGCCGCTCGATCAGAAGGCCTTCGTGCCGACCATCGCGAGCTACTACAGCGACTCGAAAACCGGTGAACTGATCTCGATGCCGTTCAACAGCTCGACGCCGGTGCTGTACTACAACAAGGATGCGTTCAAGAAGGCTGGCCTCGATCCGAATCAGCCGCCGAAGACCTGGGCCGAACTGCACGCCGACGCGCAGAAGCTGAAGGCCTCGGGCATGTCGTGCGGCTACTCGTCGGGCTGGCAGAGCTGGATTCAGCTCGAAAACTTCAGCGCGTGGCATGCCGTGCCGTTCGCGTCGCGTAACAACGGCTTCGACGGCATGGACGCACAGCTCGAATTCAACAAGCCGGTGCAGGTCGCGCACATCCAGTTCCTGCAGAGCATGGCGAAGGACGGCACGTTCACCTATGTCGGCCGCAAGGACGAACCGATCTCGAAGTTCTATAGCGGCGACTGCGGCATCATCACGAACTCGTCGGGCTCGCTCGCGACGATCAAGAAATACGCGAAGTTCAACTTCGGCACCGGCATGATGCCGTACGACGACAGCGTGAAGGGCGCGCCGCAAAACGCAATCATCGGCGGGGCGAGCCTGTGGGTGTTGTCGGGCAAGGACCCGGCCGTCTACAAGGGCGTCGCGAAGTTCCTCGCGTATCTGGCCACGCCTCCGGTCGCCGCGAAGTGGCATCAGGACACCGGCTATCTGCCGATCACGACCGCCGCGTATGATCTGACGCGCCAACAAGGCTTCTACGAAAAGAACCCAGGCAGCGACACCGCGATCCGCCAGATGATGAACAAGCCGCCGCTGCCGTTCACGAAGGGCCTGCGTCTGGGCAACATGCCGCAGATCCGCACCGTGATCGACGAAGAACTCGAGCAGGTGTGGGCGGACAAGAAGACGCCGCAACAGGCGCTCGACTCGGCCGTCGCGCGCGGCGACGATCTGCTGCGCCGCTTCGAAAAAGCCGGTAACTAA
- the ugpA gene encoding sn-glycerol-3-phosphate ABC transporter permease UgpA, producing the protein MEKRSYFGTSALPYLLVAPQLLITLVFFLWPAGEALWQSTQSQDAFGTSSQFVGLANFKQLFADPLYLASFNTTIVFCALVTVSGLVISLLLAVCTDRVTRGKKAYQTLLIWPYAVAPAIAAVLWSFLFNPSIGLVTYALAKYGIVWNHALNPGQAMFLVVLASVWQQVSYNFLFFYAGLQAIPRSLIEAAAIDGAGPVRRFFGIALPLLSPTTFFLLVINITYAFFDTFPVIDAATGGGPGQATRTLIYKIFAEGFQGLDIGSSGAQSVVLMIIVVVLTVVQFRFIERRVQYS; encoded by the coding sequence ATGGAAAAGCGCTCTTACTTCGGCACCAGCGCGCTGCCCTACCTGCTCGTCGCGCCGCAGTTGCTCATCACGCTGGTCTTCTTCCTGTGGCCGGCCGGAGAAGCGCTCTGGCAATCGACGCAAAGCCAGGACGCGTTCGGCACGTCGAGCCAGTTCGTCGGACTGGCGAACTTCAAACAGCTCTTCGCCGACCCGCTCTATCTGGCGTCGTTCAACACGACGATCGTGTTCTGCGCGCTCGTCACCGTCTCGGGCCTCGTGATCTCGCTGCTCCTCGCGGTCTGCACGGATCGCGTGACGCGCGGCAAGAAGGCCTATCAAACGCTGCTGATCTGGCCGTACGCGGTCGCGCCCGCGATCGCCGCGGTGCTGTGGTCGTTCCTGTTCAACCCGAGCATCGGGCTCGTCACGTATGCGCTCGCGAAATACGGCATCGTCTGGAATCACGCGCTGAATCCCGGTCAGGCGATGTTCCTCGTCGTGCTTGCGTCCGTCTGGCAGCAGGTCAGCTATAACTTTCTGTTCTTCTACGCGGGCCTGCAAGCGATTCCGCGCTCGCTGATCGAAGCGGCGGCGATCGACGGTGCCGGTCCGGTGCGCCGCTTCTTCGGCATCGCCCTGCCGCTGCTGTCGCCGACAACGTTCTTTCTGCTGGTGATCAACATCACCTACGCGTTCTTCGACACCTTCCCGGTGATCGATGCGGCGACCGGCGGCGGCCCCGGTCAGGCCACCCGCACACTGATTTACAAGATCTTCGCCGAAGGCTTCCAGGGGCTCGACATCGGCAGCTCGGGCGCGCAGTCGGTCGTGCTGATGATCATCGTCGTGGTGCTGACCGTCGTGCAATTCCGCTTCATCGAACGCAGGGTTCAATACTCATGA
- the ugpE gene encoding sn-glycerol-3-phosphate ABC transporter permease UgpE, translated as MIENRRGFDLFCHAVLIVGVALVVFPVYVAFCAATMSEHEVFTVPLSLVPSTHLFENIATIWTHGTGNAAAPFNRMLFNSLVMALVIAIGKIAVSMISAYAIVYFRFPFRTFAFWLIFVTLMLPVEVRIFPTVQVVSSMHLSNTYTGLTLPLIASATATFLFRQFFKTLPDELMEAARIDGAGAVRFFWDVVLPLSRTTMAALFVITFIYGWNQYLWPILITSQQSLTTAVIGIKGMIASGDTATEWHLVMTATLLAMLPPLVVVLTMQRWFVRGLVDSEK; from the coding sequence ATGATCGAGAACCGACGCGGTTTCGACCTCTTCTGTCACGCGGTGCTGATCGTCGGCGTCGCGCTGGTGGTGTTTCCGGTGTACGTCGCGTTCTGCGCGGCTACGATGAGCGAGCACGAAGTGTTCACGGTGCCGCTGTCGCTCGTGCCGAGCACGCATCTGTTCGAGAACATCGCCACGATCTGGACGCACGGCACCGGCAACGCGGCGGCGCCGTTCAATCGCATGCTGTTCAACAGCCTCGTGATGGCGCTCGTGATCGCGATCGGCAAGATCGCCGTGTCGATGATCTCCGCGTACGCGATCGTCTACTTCCGCTTTCCGTTTCGCACGTTCGCGTTCTGGCTGATTTTCGTCACGCTGATGCTGCCGGTCGAAGTGCGCATTTTCCCGACCGTGCAAGTGGTGTCGTCGATGCATCTGAGCAATACGTACACCGGTTTGACGCTGCCGCTGATCGCGTCGGCCACCGCGACGTTCCTGTTCCGCCAGTTCTTCAAGACGCTGCCGGACGAACTGATGGAGGCCGCGCGCATCGACGGCGCGGGCGCAGTGCGCTTCTTCTGGGACGTCGTGCTGCCGCTGTCGCGCACCACCATGGCGGCGCTCTTCGTGATCACGTTCATCTACGGCTGGAACCAGTATCTGTGGCCGATCCTGATCACGAGCCAGCAGTCGCTGACCACTGCGGTGATCGGCATCAAGGGGATGATCGCCTCGGGCGACACCGCGACCGAATGGCATCTGGTGATGACGGCCACGCTGCTCGCGATGCTGCCGCCGCTGGTGGTCGTGCTGACGATGCAGCGCTGGTTCGTGCGCGGCCTCGTCGATTCGGAAAAATGA
- a CDS encoding sn-glycerol-3-phosphate import ATP-binding protein UgpC, which yields MAALTLQSVKKTYDGKQFVLHGIDVDIADGEFVVMVGPSGCGKSTLLRMVAGLERISDGSISIAGKVVNELEPKDRNIAMVFQNYALYPHMSVAENMGYALKIGGVDRAQIAKRVEAAAQILELGALLQRKPRELSGGQRQRVAMGRAIVREPAVFLFDEPLSNLDARLRVQMRLEIQRLHARLKTTSLYVTHDQIEAMTLAQRVIVMNKGHAEQIGAPTEVYERPATVFVASFIGSPGMNLLEGRVADDGSTFDVAGNGPKLPLAGVPSIGREVATGREWTLGIRPEHMSPGAANAPSATLTVDSCELLGADNLAHGRWGKHDVTTRLPHAHRPAAGEALQVALPAQHLHFFDPATGRRAN from the coding sequence ATGGCTGCACTGACTCTGCAAAGCGTTAAGAAAACCTACGACGGCAAACAGTTCGTGTTGCACGGCATCGACGTCGACATCGCCGACGGCGAATTCGTCGTGATGGTCGGTCCGTCCGGCTGCGGCAAATCGACGTTGCTGCGAATGGTCGCCGGGCTCGAACGCATCTCCGACGGCAGCATTTCGATCGCCGGCAAGGTCGTCAACGAGCTGGAGCCGAAGGATCGCAACATCGCGATGGTGTTCCAGAACTACGCGCTGTATCCGCATATGAGCGTGGCCGAGAACATGGGCTACGCGTTGAAGATCGGGGGCGTCGACCGTGCGCAGATCGCGAAGCGCGTGGAAGCCGCCGCGCAGATTCTCGAACTCGGCGCGCTGTTGCAACGCAAGCCGCGCGAGCTGTCGGGCGGGCAGCGACAGCGTGTCGCGATGGGCCGCGCGATCGTGCGCGAGCCGGCCGTGTTTCTATTCGACGAGCCGCTATCGAATCTCGACGCGCGTCTGCGCGTGCAGATGCGCCTCGAAATCCAGCGTCTGCATGCGCGCCTGAAGACCACGAGCCTGTACGTGACGCACGATCAGATCGAAGCGATGACGCTGGCGCAACGCGTGATCGTGATGAACAAGGGCCACGCCGAGCAGATCGGCGCGCCGACCGAGGTCTACGAACGGCCGGCCACGGTGTTCGTCGCGAGCTTTATCGGCTCGCCGGGGATGAACCTGCTCGAAGGCCGCGTCGCCGACGACGGCTCGACGTTCGACGTCGCCGGCAATGGCCCGAAGCTGCCGCTCGCGGGCGTACCGTCGATCGGCCGCGAAGTCGCGACAGGCCGCGAATGGACGCTCGGCATCCGCCCCGAGCATATGAGCCCGGGCGCGGCCAACGCTCCGTCCGCGACGCTGACCGTCGATTCCTGCGAACTGCTCGGCGCGGACAACCTCGCGCACGGCCGCTGGGGCAAACACGACGTGACAACGCGTCTGCCGCACGCGCATCGTCCTGCGGCGGGCGAAGCGCTGCAGGTCGCGCTGCCCGCGCAGCATCTGCACTTCTTCGATCCGGCGACGGGGCGTCGCGCCAACTGA
- the ettA gene encoding energy-dependent translational throttle protein EttA, whose product MAQYVFTMNRVGKIVPPKRQILKDISLSFFPGAKIGLLGLNGSGKSTLIRIMAGVDTEIEGEATPMPNLNIGYLPQEPQLDPQKTVREAVEEGLGDVFNAQKKLDEIYAAYAEPDADFDALAAEQAKYEAILATTDGSAEQQIEIAADALRLPAWDAKIEHLSGGEKRRVALCKLLLQKPDMLLLDEPTNHLDAESVEWLEQFLTRFPGTVVAVTHDRYFLDNAAEWILELDRGHGIPWKGNYSSWLDQKEERLKQEEASESARQKAIKKELEWVRQNPKGRQAKSKARIARFEELNSQDYQKRNETQEIFIPVGDRLGNEVIEFKNVSKSYGDRLLLDNVSFKIPAGAIVGIIGPNGAGKSTLFRMLTDREQPDSGEIVKGPTVKLAYVDQSREALAGTKTVFEEISGGADVLTVGKYETPSRAYIGRFNFKGGDQQKIVGNLSGGERGRLHLAKTLIAGGNVLLLDEPSNDLDVETLRALEDALLEFAGSVMVISHDRWFLDRIATHILAFEGDSQVTFFDGNYQEYEADKRARLGEEGARPKRLRYKPISR is encoded by the coding sequence ATGGCCCAATACGTTTTCACCATGAACCGGGTCGGCAAGATCGTGCCGCCCAAGCGCCAGATCCTGAAAGACATCTCGCTGTCGTTCTTCCCCGGCGCGAAGATCGGCCTGCTCGGCTTGAACGGCTCGGGCAAGTCGACGCTGATCCGCATCATGGCTGGTGTGGACACGGAAATCGAAGGCGAAGCCACGCCGATGCCGAACCTGAACATCGGCTATCTGCCGCAGGAGCCGCAGCTCGACCCGCAGAAGACCGTGCGTGAAGCGGTCGAGGAAGGCCTCGGCGACGTGTTCAACGCACAGAAGAAGCTCGACGAAATCTACGCGGCCTACGCCGAGCCGGACGCCGACTTCGACGCTCTCGCCGCCGAGCAGGCGAAGTACGAAGCGATCCTCGCGACGACCGACGGCAGCGCCGAGCAGCAGATCGAAATCGCCGCCGACGCGCTGCGTCTGCCGGCGTGGGACGCGAAGATCGAGCATCTGTCTGGCGGCGAAAAGCGCCGCGTGGCGCTGTGCAAGCTGCTGCTGCAAAAGCCCGACATGCTATTGCTCGATGAGCCGACCAACCACCTCGACGCGGAATCGGTCGAATGGCTCGAACAGTTCCTGACGCGCTTCCCGGGCACCGTGGTCGCCGTCACGCACGATCGCTACTTCCTCGATAACGCCGCCGAGTGGATTCTCGAACTCGACCGCGGGCACGGCATTCCGTGGAAGGGCAACTACAGCAGCTGGCTCGATCAGAAGGAAGAGCGCCTGAAGCAGGAAGAAGCGTCGGAATCGGCGCGCCAGAAGGCGATCAAGAAGGAACTCGAGTGGGTGCGCCAGAACCCGAAGGGCCGCCAGGCGAAGTCGAAGGCGCGTATCGCCCGCTTCGAGGAGCTGAACAGCCAGGACTACCAGAAGCGCAACGAAACGCAGGAAATCTTCATTCCGGTCGGTGACCGCCTCGGCAATGAAGTGATCGAGTTCAAGAACGTCAGCAAGTCGTACGGCGATCGTCTGCTGCTCGATAACGTCAGCTTCAAGATTCCGGCGGGCGCGATCGTCGGCATCATCGGTCCGAACGGCGCCGGCAAGTCCACGCTGTTCCGCATGCTGACCGACCGCGAGCAACCCGATTCGGGCGAAATCGTGAAGGGCCCGACCGTCAAGCTCGCTTACGTGGACCAGAGCCGCGAAGCGCTTGCAGGCACGAAGACCGTGTTCGAGGAAATCTCGGGTGGCGCGGACGTGCTGACGGTCGGCAAGTACGAAACGCCGTCGCGCGCGTATATCGGCCGCTTCAACTTCAAGGGCGGCGACCAGCAGAAGATCGTCGGCAATCTGTCCGGCGGCGAGCGCGGTCGTCTGCATCTGGCGAAGACGCTGATCGCGGGCGGCAATGTGCTGCTGCTCGACGAACCGTCGAACGACCTCGACGTCGAAACGCTGCGCGCGCTCGAAGACGCGCTGCTCGAATTCGCGGGCTCGGTGATGGTGATCTCGCACGATCGCTGGTTCCTCGACCGTATCGCGACGCACATCCTCGCGTTCGAGGGTGACTCGCAGGTCACGTTCTTCGACGGCAACTACCAGGAATACGAAGCAGACAAGCGCGCTCGCCTCGGCGAGGAAGGTGCGCGGCCGAAGCGTCTGCGCTACAAGCCGATCTCGCGTTAA